The Candidatus Thermoplasmatota archaeon DNA segment TTTCTTTATTGTATTGTTTGCAACCCATCCAGATATGATATTGAAGTTGTTCTACATTTATTTTCCGGACAACGCCCCACAACCCAAAATATGTTTTCCAAGAAAAATAACAGCAAATAACAAAAAAAACTGGGCACTAGTTTTATTAAAATTAACATACTATATACTATTTATGAAAGTCTGCATAGGTGGAACATTCAACCCGTTACACAGAGGACATAAAACCCTTATAAAAAAAGCATTAGAAACAGCTGGGAAAAAAGGCTTGGTTTTCATAGGCATCACATCAGGGGATATAACCAAAACAAAAGGTGAAATAAAAAACTTCGATCAAAGAAAACAAAACATAGAAAAATATCTTATTCAAGAAAAAATATCAAACAAAGTAAAAATCGAACCAATATACGATAGATTTGGTCCCTCAATAAAAGGAGATTTTGATGCAATAGTTGTGTCAACAGAGACAAAAAAAACAGCTGAGGAGATAAACAAAAAGCGGAAAAAACTTGGTAAAAAACCCTTGGAAATAATTGAAATACCCCTTGTTTTAGCAGAAGATGGTAAACCAATAAGCTCAACTAGGATAAGAAACAAAGAAATAGATGAAAACGGAAAACTTATTAGACGAGATTAATTTTATATACAGTTATTTGTATCCGCTGAAAAAAGGTGATTATTGGACATGACCTATATCATTCTCGAGTTTAAACCCGAGGACGCAGGGAAAATAAACACTATAACAAAGGATGATACAGTTAGCAGACAGAGTATAGTTATAAGAGACTCCAGCTCAATTGAAATGAAAGGCAACAACTCCTACCTGAAGATAGAGGGTAGTGAACAAGGTATCAAAAGGGCTAAGGAGCTTGCAAAAGAACTGGGGATAAACGAGTTGGATAAAAAGAAGGCAGAGGAAATCAACAAAAAGATAGAACAACAAGAAGACTCTGCTGCTACTGGTATGGGAATGATTTTTGACTAAAAAAAATTTTTTTTATATTTTCCAGTAGCTTGACAACTCTTTTTTTAGGTTTTTAACAATATCTTTTACATCAGGGTTTTCTTCTACAGAATCCTTAAAACTCATAGGATGATCTGTCATTTGTCCGATCTGTGACAATAAACATTTCCCTATCCAGCTCAGGTTGTATCCGCCCTCTAGTGTGCAAACGATCCTTGGTTGGATTTTCTGCAGTTTTTTTATGATCTCACCAAAAAAGTTAGCGGTAAGAGCTAGTCCACCGAGGTTATCAGAATGATGAGAATCATAACCAGCTGACACAATGATTATATCTGGTTTGAATTGTTGTGCGATTGGTAAAAAAACCTCGTCGAGCACCTCTGATACAGCAATGTTTCCACGCCCATGAACAAGTGGAGCGTTTACAGTATACCCTCTACCAGGTCCCAGGCCTATCTCGCTGGTTCCACCAGTACCAGGATAATGAGGTGATAGATGAAATGATTGGTACATCACATCTTTCCGCTCATAGAAAATAGATTGCGTACCATTACCATGGTGTACATCATGGTCAAAAAGTAGTACACGCTTCCCTTTTCTTGCTATATCATTTGCTGCTATCGCAGCGTTGTTAAAAAGACAGAAACCCATCGACCTATCACGAGAGGCATGATGACCAGGTGGCCTAACCAGTGCGAAACCGTTGCTAGCTCTGCCAGCTAAAACCTGTTTACAAACCTTTAGAACACCACCTGCTGCAAGCCTAGCAACCTCATAATCTGAGCTGCAAACATAAGTATCGAGATCTATCCATGAGCCACCACCAGAGCTTATATCCTTTATCTCCTGTATCATCTCATCTGAGTGAACTGAACGAAGCATCTCCTCAGACAAAATCTCTGGCTCAACAATGTTTAGCTCATCATAAAAAGGCGCTTGTCTAAGCTCCTCATACATAACCCGGAGGCGCCTAGCATTCTCAGGATGACCTATGTTATCATGCTTATCAAACTCCTTTGAGTAAACAATATTCGTCGTCATAAAAAATCAAAGAAATGAAATATAATAAATGGATATAAGATTAATTATAACAAATTTAAGTAGGATAACATATATTTAGGTGCTTGTTTAAGCAGGGAAGAAAAAACAATTATGAGCGACACACTAATTGGAGTCTCACCAGACTATCTGTATTACCATAAAAAACCACCACAGCTCATATCAGAGCTACATAAACCATATTTCCTAGTTTTCTGCCAAAAAAACGAGGACCTAGAAAAAAACAGGCAAGAACTAATAAAAAAACTTGAAACAAAAAACTCTGAAACAGACCAGTTAAATAAAATAGAAAAAATCAGTGAAATTGAGGACTACAAAAGCTTCTGGGATTTCAACAAAAAAAGAAAGGTTTTCAAGGTCTACACAAAAAAATCATATTTCGTCCCAGAGGTTAGCGACCACCTTTTTTTCAACCACGATTTTTACACAGCAGAACACGATATACCATACCACCAGAGGGCTCTTTTGGATTTAGCAGCCAATGGTACAACATGGCTTTTTGACACAAACAATGAAAAAAAGAAACTAAAAATCATAGTCTATGACATCGAAACCACAGAATACGAAGAAGGAAAAAACGATGTCCCCATTGACATAATAGGTTATTCTAGTTTCGATTTAGTTTTTGAGTCAAGTAAAAACCTTGAAAAAGAAGAATTCAGTTTTAACATACTTGATATCCCATCTAACTGGGAGGACCTAGAGGTTAAACAGCTTGTTTCACATAACATCGATGAAGAAATCAAAAACCTATATGATATGTGTAAGATACTTGGTGGCTGTGACATTGTATCTGGCCATAACATAGTAGGTTTTGATAATTTCCACCTTTATGGTAGAATTAATTGGATTCTGAAGAACAACCATGAAAATCTATCTGAGGATGAAAAAAAGATTTTCCAGTGTTTTATTAACAAATATTGCAGGCTTGATAAATCATTTCATTTTGGTGTCGGCTCCGAGGTTGTACAGCTCTACCCAACCTGTTTTGACACTTATCTTGCGGCAAGGAAGTTTTATTCTTTTCTAGATGAATTCAGCCTTAAAACCCTAGCTCCTTTCTTAGGTGTTGTAGTAAAAGACAGGGTTTTTCTGTCACCATCTCAGATCAAGATAGATGCTAGGACCCTAAAGTACAATAAACAGGATGTACAAGAGCAAATAGGTGTGACTTTGAATCTTATCCAGCAGGCTTTGCCACTGGCTTTTATCACCTGTATGCCCTTTGATATGCTCCTACCAGCTGGTGCTGTTAACATATGGGACCATATGGCTCTTTTACGTGGAGTAGTTCAAAAAAAGATCATGCCCCCTATATGTAGGGTTAAGTCGATATCGCAGGTCTTGGTTAGAGACTTCAATGATTGTAAAACCAGGGAGGATATAATCAAGAAAGCAAAAAAGAAACGCGAACAACTCTCAAAAGATTTTGTTCGTGTCCTAAAATATGGGGATGAGATGCCTGAATGGGTTGAATACCCCTATGTTATCTACAACGAAAGAGCTGTTGATGACGAGGAATCACTTAGCTATCATATGCCTGGTGGTATGACAATAAAACCTGATAAAGAGGCGCGTTCTGATTTCATACCATGGTACCATGTTGTTGTAGCTGATGTTGGTGCAATGTACCCAACGATTCTAAAGGCTATGAACATAGGAGCAGACACTGTGAAACTT contains these protein-coding regions:
- a CDS encoding pantetheine-phosphate adenylyltransferase, translating into MKVCIGGTFNPLHRGHKTLIKKALETAGKKGLVFIGITSGDITKTKGEIKNFDQRKQNIEKYLIQEKISNKVKIEPIYDRFGPSIKGDFDAIVVSTETKKTAEEINKKRKKLGKKPLEIIEIPLVLAEDGKPISSTRIRNKEIDENGKLIRRD
- a CDS encoding histone deacetylase, whose amino-acid sequence is MTTNIVYSKEFDKHDNIGHPENARRLRVMYEELRQAPFYDELNIVEPEILSEEMLRSVHSDEMIQEIKDISSGGGSWIDLDTYVCSSDYEVARLAAGGVLKVCKQVLAGRASNGFALVRPPGHHASRDRSMGFCLFNNAAIAANDIARKGKRVLLFDHDVHHGNGTQSIFYERKDVMYQSFHLSPHYPGTGGTSEIGLGPGRGYTVNAPLVHGRGNIAVSEVLDEVFLPIAQQFKPDIIIVSAGYDSHHSDNLGGLALTANFFGEIIKKLQKIQPRIVCTLEGGYNLSWIGKCLLSQIGQMTDHPMSFKDSVEENPDVKDIVKNLKKELSSYWKI
- a CDS encoding DNA polymerase domain-containing protein — protein: MSDTLIGVSPDYLYYHKKPPQLISELHKPYFLVFCQKNEDLEKNRQELIKKLETKNSETDQLNKIEKISEIEDYKSFWDFNKKRKVFKVYTKKSYFVPEVSDHLFFNHDFYTAEHDIPYHQRALLDLAANGTTWLFDTNNEKKKLKIIVYDIETTEYEEGKNDVPIDIIGYSSFDLVFESSKNLEKEEFSFNILDIPSNWEDLEVKQLVSHNIDEEIKNLYDMCKILGGCDIVSGHNIVGFDNFHLYGRINWILKNNHENLSEDEKKIFQCFINKYCRLDKSFHFGVGSEVVQLYPTCFDTYLAARKFYSFLDEFSLKTLAPFLGVVVKDRVFLSPSQIKIDARTLKYNKQDVQEQIGVTLNLIQQALPLAFITCMPFDMLLPAGAVNIWDHMALLRGVVQKKIMPPICRVKSISQVLVRDFNDCKTREDIIKKAKKKREQLSKDFVRVLKYGDEMPEWVEYPYVIYNERAVDDEESLSYHMPGGMTIKPDKEARSDFIPWYHVVVADVGAMYPTILKAMNIGADTVKLASKKEKPDAYIWLKKLPERFFEERDVFWREINLEDSYADKGYILGVKIDDSLGVVNQAMTSIMNMIAKIKKELKEAEKKGDKAELQRLKMMYQSMKGARNAGTHGILAAPTVTGRQFNLWGAAAITTKGQMILADTLKYLENKNIRVVYGDTDGIYLGCSRSAGNLPNFSKTLGIPQNPDEKAWLTKPEVAINAIEECDKKWQKNLNYPDFELEPEIHDCMIFVKHKNYLIFDEKDGKIEMITKGNNFKGSDKANIARKVLEEIMMLVLKENPCWDDEEKARCMVKNSIKNKTREVLSKLDLSKVDLDDLTLVQSVQPSKRYKTIQDGSPSVFGKRSAALEKLLGQPVRTRIKLKFVVTKKPLPGITNPSKSGVKPIDYMYPVDLLKNTNEIDLEWYKKMIENYIQGAFGLSDISTTEQKGLDAWM